One window from the genome of Macadamia integrifolia cultivar HAES 741 unplaced genomic scaffold, SCU_Mint_v3 scaffold3068, whole genome shotgun sequence encodes:
- the LOC122067700 gene encoding disease resistance protein Roq1-like isoform X1, with product MAGRIEASSSSSSSYASTAGSSTTYDVFLNFRGDDTRKSFTGHLYRALTRERIHVFMDSYELWEGEEIGPKLLDAIQRSKVSIPVFSKGYADSKWCLMELAKMLECHRTNDQIVLPIFLDVDPSDVRHQTGSFKEAFLEHDKKYEAHIVQRWRDALSEVGKLKGWVLDEVENGDESKLVKLVVERSLRETSSNFLSDIEYGIGLESRVNDLVSLVNSDSKDILFIGICGIGGIGKTTIAKALYNRVIERFCQSCFLANIREEASRPNGLVSLQKELVYNISHRKIRGEIFSVDWGKELIKRRLQGENVLLILDDVDHRSQLKAFGIDRNWLGQGSMVVITTRDEKILNAANIDEDKIYWPKELDFDQSLQLFSLHAFQKNEPSEEYMELSHAVTNYSGGLPLTLEVLGSSLSDVKSKEVWECTIKKLRETPPKDVYERLKISYDNLEDNYEKAIFLDSACFFNGWEKETLISLWEACGYHPKSTLHILIKRSLLKFECRFDENCGFSKYYMKMHDQICDMGRKIVADESFKEPGKSSRLWSPDEILEVLEGHKGTDMIKGMILPSDLPRVYLDNKHFEMMSNLRFLDISLANFRGEFSCLPFALRWLRWRTCPWSILPINFCHERLVYLDFSKSNIKEAWNMKPQDKNKRFQNLKVLDLSGCKNLSKSPNFSWFLHLEGLDLGGCYSLDKLDESIEQLSQLKSLILFGCGSIKALQA from the exons ATGGCAGGACGGATCGaggcttcttcctcttcctcttcctcctacgCGTCCACTGCTGGATCTTCAACAACTTACGACGTGTTTCTCAACTTCAGGGGTGATGACACTCGCAAAAGCTTCACTGGCCATCTCTACCGTGCTCTGACCAGAGAACGGATCCATGTCTTTATGGATAGCTACGAACTgtgggagggagaagagattgGGCCAAAACTTCTCGATGCAATCCAAAGGTCCAAAGTCTCTATTCCTGTCTTTTCCAAAGGCTATGCGGACAGCAAATGGTGCTTGATGGAACTTGCCAAGATGCTGGAGTGCCATAGAACCAACGATCAGATTGTTCTGCCAATATTCCTCGATGTTGATCCCTCTGATGTCCGACATCAGACCGGAAGTTTTAAAGAAGCGTTTCTTGAACATGACAAGAAATATGAAGCTCACATAGTACAGCGTTGGAGGGATGCTTTGAGTGAGGTAGGGAAATTGAAGGGATGGGTTCTCGATGAAGTTGAAAACGG GGATGAATCAAAATTAGTTAAGCTTGTTGTTGAAAGGTCTTTAAGAGAAACAAGCAGCAATTTCTTGAGTGATATTGAATATGGGATTGGATTAGAATCTCGAGTAAATGATCTAGTGTCTTTAGTAAATAGTGATTCCAAAGACATTCTGTTTATTGGAATATGTGGCATAGGTGGTATTGGGAAGACTACTATTGCTAAAGCTCTCTACAATCGCGTCATTGAAAGATTTTGTCAGAGTTGCTTTCTTGCAAACATTAGAGAAGAAGCGTCAAGGCCTAATGGATTAGTTTCTTTGCAAAAGGAACTCGTCTATAATATCTCCCATAGAAAAATTCGTGGTGAAATATTTAGTGTTGATTGGGGAAAAGAATTGATAAAAAGAAGACTCCAAGGAGAAAATgttcttcttattcttgatGACGTGGATCATCGTTCCCAACTCAAAGCTTTCGGTATTGATCGGAATTGGCTTGGTCAAGGAAGTATGGTCGTAATAACGACAAGAGATGAGAAAATTCTAAATGCAGCTAACATTGATGAAGATAAAATATATTGGCCTAAAGAATTGGATTTTGATCAATCACTTCAACTCTTTAGCTTGCATGCCTTTCAAAAGAATGAACCTTCTGAAGAGTATATGGAGCTTTCGCATGCTGTGACAAACTATTCAGGAGGGTTGCCTTTGACTCTAGAGGTGTTGGGGTCCTCCCTATCAGATGTAAAAAGCAAAGAAGTGTGGGAATgcacaataaaaaaattgagagaaaCTCCTCCTAAAGATGTATATGAAAGGTTGAAAATAAGTTATGATAATCTGGAAGACAATTATGAGAAAGCCATATTTCTTGATTCTGCATGCTTTTTCAATGGATGGGAAAAAGAAACTTTAATTTCCCTATGGGAAGCTTGTGGGTATCATCCGAAATCAACACTACACATATTAATTAAAAGGTCCCTTCTAAAATTTGAGTGTCGCTTTGATGAGAATTGTGGGTTTTCCAAATACTACATGAAGATGCATGATCAAATTTGCGACATGGGAAGGAAAATTGTTGCAGATGAAAGTTTCAAGGAGCCGGGTAAGAGTAGCAGGTTATGGTCTCCTGACGAAATCTTGGAAGTTTTAGAAGGACACAAG GGAACAGACATGATAAAAGGCATGATCCTTCCCTCTGACTTACCAAGAGTTTATCTAGATAATAAACATTTTGAGATGATGTCCAATCTAAGGTTTCTCGACATTAGTTTAGCCAACTTCAGGGGAGAGTTTTCGTGCCTTCCTTTTGCATTAAGATGGTTAAGGTGGAGGACCTGCCCTTGGAGTATTCTTCCAATCAATTTTTGTCATGAGAGACTAGTTTATCTCGACTTTTCCAAGAGCAATATTAAAGAAGCTTGGAATATGAAACCTCAAGATAAAAATAAG CGATTCCAAAACTTAAAAGTTCTCGATTTGAGTGGATGTAAAAATCTATCTAAGTCCCCAAACTTTTCATGGTTTCTTCACTTGGAGGGATTAGATCTTGGAGGCTGCTATTCCTTGGATAAGTTAGATGAGTCCATTGAGCAGTTGAGTCAGCTCAAAAGTCTTATTCTTTTCGGGTGTGGGTCAATTAAGGCATTGCAAGCTTGA
- the LOC122067700 gene encoding disease resistance protein Roq1-like isoform X2 — protein sequence MAGRIEASSSSSSSYASTAGSSTTYDVFLNFRGDDTRKSFTGHLYRALTRERIHVFMDSYELWEGEEIGPKLLDAIQRSKVSIPVFSKGYADSKWCLMELAKMLECHRTNDQIVLPIFLDVDPSDVRHQTGSFKEAFLEHDKKYEAHIVQRWRDALSEVGKLKGWVLDEVENGDESKLVKLVVERSLRETSSNFLSDIEYGIGLESRVNDLVSLVNSDSKDILFIGICGIGGIGKTTIAKALYNRVIERFCQSCFLANIREEASRPNGLVSLQKELVYNISHRKIRGEIFSVDWGKELIKRRLQGENVLLILDDVDHRSQLKAFGIDRNWLGQGSMVVITTRDEKILNAANIDEDKIYWPKELDFDQSLQLFSLHAFQKNEPSEEYMELSHAVTNYSGGLPLTLEVLGSSLSDVKSKEVWECTIKKLRETPPKDVYERLKISYDNLEDNYEKAIFLDSACFFNGWEKETLISLWEACGYHPKSTLHILIKRSLLKFECRFDENCGFSKYYMKMHDQICDMGRKIVADESFKEPGKSSRLWSPDEILEVLEGHKGTDMIKGMILPSDLPRVYLDNKHFEMMSNLRFLDISLANFRGEFSCLPFALRWLRWRTCPWSILPINFCHERLVYLDFSKSNIKEAWNMKPQDKNKKAGGDSRPRGNRILGRIECTMLL from the exons ATGGCAGGACGGATCGaggcttcttcctcttcctcttcctcctacgCGTCCACTGCTGGATCTTCAACAACTTACGACGTGTTTCTCAACTTCAGGGGTGATGACACTCGCAAAAGCTTCACTGGCCATCTCTACCGTGCTCTGACCAGAGAACGGATCCATGTCTTTATGGATAGCTACGAACTgtgggagggagaagagattgGGCCAAAACTTCTCGATGCAATCCAAAGGTCCAAAGTCTCTATTCCTGTCTTTTCCAAAGGCTATGCGGACAGCAAATGGTGCTTGATGGAACTTGCCAAGATGCTGGAGTGCCATAGAACCAACGATCAGATTGTTCTGCCAATATTCCTCGATGTTGATCCCTCTGATGTCCGACATCAGACCGGAAGTTTTAAAGAAGCGTTTCTTGAACATGACAAGAAATATGAAGCTCACATAGTACAGCGTTGGAGGGATGCTTTGAGTGAGGTAGGGAAATTGAAGGGATGGGTTCTCGATGAAGTTGAAAACGG GGATGAATCAAAATTAGTTAAGCTTGTTGTTGAAAGGTCTTTAAGAGAAACAAGCAGCAATTTCTTGAGTGATATTGAATATGGGATTGGATTAGAATCTCGAGTAAATGATCTAGTGTCTTTAGTAAATAGTGATTCCAAAGACATTCTGTTTATTGGAATATGTGGCATAGGTGGTATTGGGAAGACTACTATTGCTAAAGCTCTCTACAATCGCGTCATTGAAAGATTTTGTCAGAGTTGCTTTCTTGCAAACATTAGAGAAGAAGCGTCAAGGCCTAATGGATTAGTTTCTTTGCAAAAGGAACTCGTCTATAATATCTCCCATAGAAAAATTCGTGGTGAAATATTTAGTGTTGATTGGGGAAAAGAATTGATAAAAAGAAGACTCCAAGGAGAAAATgttcttcttattcttgatGACGTGGATCATCGTTCCCAACTCAAAGCTTTCGGTATTGATCGGAATTGGCTTGGTCAAGGAAGTATGGTCGTAATAACGACAAGAGATGAGAAAATTCTAAATGCAGCTAACATTGATGAAGATAAAATATATTGGCCTAAAGAATTGGATTTTGATCAATCACTTCAACTCTTTAGCTTGCATGCCTTTCAAAAGAATGAACCTTCTGAAGAGTATATGGAGCTTTCGCATGCTGTGACAAACTATTCAGGAGGGTTGCCTTTGACTCTAGAGGTGTTGGGGTCCTCCCTATCAGATGTAAAAAGCAAAGAAGTGTGGGAATgcacaataaaaaaattgagagaaaCTCCTCCTAAAGATGTATATGAAAGGTTGAAAATAAGTTATGATAATCTGGAAGACAATTATGAGAAAGCCATATTTCTTGATTCTGCATGCTTTTTCAATGGATGGGAAAAAGAAACTTTAATTTCCCTATGGGAAGCTTGTGGGTATCATCCGAAATCAACACTACACATATTAATTAAAAGGTCCCTTCTAAAATTTGAGTGTCGCTTTGATGAGAATTGTGGGTTTTCCAAATACTACATGAAGATGCATGATCAAATTTGCGACATGGGAAGGAAAATTGTTGCAGATGAAAGTTTCAAGGAGCCGGGTAAGAGTAGCAGGTTATGGTCTCCTGACGAAATCTTGGAAGTTTTAGAAGGACACAAG GGAACAGACATGATAAAAGGCATGATCCTTCCCTCTGACTTACCAAGAGTTTATCTAGATAATAAACATTTTGAGATGATGTCCAATCTAAGGTTTCTCGACATTAGTTTAGCCAACTTCAGGGGAGAGTTTTCGTGCCTTCCTTTTGCATTAAGATGGTTAAGGTGGAGGACCTGCCCTTGGAGTATTCTTCCAATCAATTTTTGTCATGAGAGACTAGTTTATCTCGACTTTTCCAAGAGCAATATTAAAGAAGCTTGGAATATGAAACCTCAAGATAAAAATAAG AAAGCTGGAGGAGATTCGAGGCCTCGAGGGAACAGAATCCTTGGAAGAATTGAATGCACGATGTTGCTGTGA